From a single Nostoc edaphicum CCNP1411 genomic region:
- a CDS encoding phosphoribulokinase, which produces MSRPIILGIVGDSAAGKTTLTRGIAQVLGPENVTLICTDDYHRYDRQQRAEIGITALHPDCNHLDIMQQHLSLLRTGQPILKPVYSHKTGTFEPPQYIKPNKFVIIEGLLGYSTRAARDSYDVKVYLAPPEELRAKWKVKRDTQKRGYTAEQVLAELEKREPDSSQFIRPQRQWSDIVISFYPPTEEDDETNGHLNVRLVLRPTIPHPDFTEIVNSGYGNSDSAIRLGLDRDMSKPVDVLEVDGHATLEQVNKLEHIICSDMPHLRSICDRESNPELGKIAGTTGETLQSYPLALTQLIITYHMLKATQTYQ; this is translated from the coding sequence ATGAGCCGTCCAATAATTCTTGGTATTGTCGGCGACAGCGCGGCTGGGAAAACAACACTAACGCGAGGAATCGCTCAGGTACTCGGCCCAGAAAATGTTACGCTCATTTGTACAGATGATTATCACCGTTACGATCGCCAACAACGTGCAGAAATTGGCATCACTGCCCTCCACCCGGACTGCAATCACTTAGATATTATGCAGCAACATCTGTCGTTGCTACGCACGGGACAACCAATTCTGAAGCCAGTTTATAGCCATAAAACCGGCACATTTGAGCCACCGCAGTATATCAAGCCGAATAAATTCGTGATTATTGAGGGATTACTCGGTTATTCTACTCGTGCTGCTCGTGACTCTTACGATGTGAAAGTTTACCTTGCACCCCCAGAAGAACTACGCGCTAAGTGGAAAGTTAAGCGAGACACCCAAAAGCGCGGCTACACGGCTGAACAGGTATTAGCGGAACTAGAAAAGCGTGAACCAGACTCATCACAATTTATCCGTCCGCAGCGGCAATGGTCTGATATAGTCATTAGTTTTTATCCACCCACCGAGGAAGATGATGAAACCAATGGCCATTTAAATGTCCGTCTGGTACTTCGCCCGACAATTCCCCACCCAGATTTTACTGAGATTGTCAACTCTGGCTATGGTAATTCTGACTCAGCAATCCGCTTGGGGCTAGACAGGGATATGAGTAAGCCTGTGGATGTCTTAGAAGTTGATGGTCATGCAACCTTAGAACAGGTAAATAAGCTAGAGCATATTATTTGTTCTGATATGCCCCATTTACGAAGTATTTGCGATCGCGAAAGTAATCCAGAACTGGGTAAAATTGCTGGTACAACTGGAGAAACACTGCAAAGTTATCCTCTGGCTTTGACTCAGTTGATCATTACCTACCACATGCTGAAAGCAACGCAAACTTATCAGTGA